A region of Vitis riparia cultivar Riparia Gloire de Montpellier isolate 1030 chromosome 12, EGFV_Vit.rip_1.0, whole genome shotgun sequence DNA encodes the following proteins:
- the LOC117926429 gene encoding putative disease resistance RPP13-like protein 1 — protein sequence MGGLGKTTLSQLVYNDERLDTHFDLKSWICVSDEFDLLKIMKAILRQVSPLNSKAKDPNLLQVRLKESVNGKKFLLVLDDVWNENYNNWDLLHTPLKAGSKGSKIIVTTRSEKVALIMRATRIHHLGQLPFEDCWSIFAKHAFGSGDSSLHPKLEAIGKEIVGKCNGSPLAAKILGGILYCKVAEEEWENILNKEMWKLPTNEIFSSLRLSYYYLPSHLKRCFAYCSIFPKNYEFQKEKLILLWMAEGFLQEPSSKKREEGVSKLEEVGDKNFNELLSRSFFQKSSNNRSCFVMHDLMNDLAQLVSGEFGIRLENDERHETLEKVRHLSYFRTECDAFGRFEAFNDINCLRTFLSLQIQASGSVSHLSKRVSHDLLPTLRWLRVLSLCDYKIIDLPDSIGNLKHLRYLDLSNCIFLIRLPKSIGTLHNLQTMILSGCFSLIELPVGMGKLINLRHLDITDTKVTKMPADMGQLKSLQTLSTFMVGQGDRSSIGKLRELPYISGKLQIAGLQNVLGFRDALEANLKDKRYLDELLLQWNHSTDGVLQHGTDVLNKLQPHLIALVVQDFQFGLEIFHSSILLPCISTNVNTAHSCRFPLFKFLI from the coding sequence ATGGGTGGTCTTGGTAAGACCACACTTAGTCAACTTGTGTATAATGATGAGAGACTGGACACACATTTTGACCTCAAATCATGGATATGTGTCTCAGATGAATTTgatcttttgaaaattatgaaggCAATTCTTAGACAAGTTAGTCCCCTGAATTCCAAAGCGAAGGATCCAAATCTGCTTCAAGTTAGATTGAAGGAGAGTGTTAATGGAAAGAAATTTCTACTTGTTCTTGATGACGTTTGGAATGAAAACTATAATAACTGGGACCTGCTACACACTCCCCTCAAAGCCGGCTCCAAAGGAAGTAAAATTATTGTGACTACCCGTAGCGAGAAGGTTGCGCTAATCATGCGTGCCACTCGAATTCATCATCTGGGGCAGTTGCCATTTGAAGATTGCTGGTCTATTTTTGCTAAACATGCATTTGGAAGTGGAGATTCTAGTCTACATCCGAAATTAGAAGCAATTGGCAAAGAAATAGTGGGAAAATGTAATGGTTCCCCTTTGGCTGCAAAAATATTGGGGGGGATCTTGTATTGTAAGGTAGCAGAAGAGGAATGGGAGAATATATTGAACAAGGAAATGTGGAAGTTGCCGACTAATgaaattttttcctctttaagaTTGAGCTACTACTATCTTCCTTCACATTTAAAGCGTTGTTTTGCTTATTGTTCAATTTTTCCTAAGAATTATGAATTCCAAAAGGAGAAGCTGATTCTTTTGTGGATGGCAGAAGGGTTTTTGCAAGAACCAAGTagcaagaaaagagaagaagggGTCTCTAAACTGGAGGAAGTGGGAGATAAGAACTTTAATGAACTGTTATCGAGGTCTTTTTTCCAGAAATCAAGTAACAATAGATCATGTTTTGTAATGCATGACCTCATGAATGACTTGGCTCAACTTGTGTCCGGAGAATTTGGTATCCGATTGGAGAATGATGAGAGGCATGAAACTCTTGAAAAGGTTCGTCACTTATCATATTTTAGAACAGAATGTGATGCCTTTGGGAGATTTGAGGCCTTTAACGACATAAATTGTCTTCGGACCTTCTTATCTTTACAAATTCAAGCTTCTGGATCAGTCTCCCACTTGAGTAAAAGAGTTTCACATGATCTACTACCAACATTGAGATGGCTGCGGGTATTGTCTTTGTgtgattataaaataattgatttgCCTGATTCAATAGGTAATCTGAAACATTTACGGTATCTGGATCTTTCCAATTGTATATTCCTTATAAGGTTACCTAAATCAATAGGTACCTTGCACAATTTACAAACAATGATATTATCAGGATGCTTTTCTCTCATTGAATTGCCTGTGGGGATGGGCAAATTGATTAACTTGCGTCATCTTGATATTACTGATACCAAAGTAACAAAGATGCCTGCTGATATGGGTCAACTAAAAAGTTTGCAGACACTGAGTACTTTTATGGTGGGCCAAGGAGATCGGTCTAGTATTGGAAAGTTAAGGGAGCTTCCCTATATTAGTGGAAAGCTTCAGATTGCGGGGCTGCAGAATGTGTTGGGTTTTAGGGATGCCTTGGAGGCTAATTTGAAGGACAAGCGGTACCTGGATGAGTTACTTCTGCAGTGGAATCACAGTACTGACGGTGTTCTGCAACATGGAACAGACGTACTTAACAAGTTACAGCCTCATTTAATTGCTTTGGTGGTACAAGATTTCCAGTTTGGCTTGGAGATCTTTCATTCTTCAATATTGTTACCCTGCATCTCTACAAATGTAAACACTGCCCATTCTTGCCGCTTCCCTCTCTTCAAGTTCTTGATATAA
- the LOC117925917 gene encoding disease resistance protein RGA2-like — translation MNGVERVGSEFYGNDYLPAKPFTSLETLRFEDLPEWKEWLSFRGEGGEFPRLQEFYIKNCPKLTGDLPIQLPSLIKLEIEGCNQLLVSLPRFPAIRKLKMLKCGKVLCQIQYSGFTSLESLVVSDISQLKELPPGLRWLSINNCESVESPLERMLQSNTHLQYLEIKHCSFSRFLQRGGLPTTLKSLSIYNSKKLEFLLQEFLKCHHPFLERLSIHGTCNSLSSFSFGFFPRLTHLEISDLERLESLSITIPEAGLTSLQWMFIQGCTNLVSIGLPTLDSSCPLLASSQQSVGHALSSLQTLTLHDCPELLFPREGFPSKLRSLEIHNCNKLSPQEDWGLQRFSSLTHFRISGGCEGLETFPKDCLLPSNLTSLQISRLPDLKSLDNNGLKHLALLENLWVDWCPKLQFLAEQGFEHLTSLKELRISDCASLQSLTQVGLQHLNCLRRLCISGCHKLQCLTEERLPASLSFLEIRYCPLLKRRCKFREGQDWHYISHIPCIVIDDQAF, via the coding sequence ATGAACGGAGTCGAAAGGGTGGGAAGTGAGTTCTATGGGAATGATTATCTACCAGCTAAGCCTTTCACATCCCTAGAAACCCTAAGATTTGAAGATTTGCCTGAGTGGAAAGAATGGTTATCTTTTAGAGGTGAAGGTGGAGAGTTCCCTCGTCTCCAGGAGTTCTACATAAAGAACTGTCCCAAGCTTACAGGGGACTTGCCAATCCAGCTCCCTTCCTTGATAAAACTTGAGATTGAAGGATGTAATCAGCTTCTGGTTTCACTTCCAAGGTTTCCAGCAATACGCAAATTGAAGATGCTCAAATGTGGCAAAGTGCTGTGCCAGATCCAATATTCTGGCTTCACTTCTCTTGAGAGTTTGGTAGTTTCAGACATCTCACAGTTGAAAGAATTGCCCCCAGGACTGCGCTGGCTCTCCATTAATAATTGTGAGTCTGTGGAGTCTCCACTCGAGAGAATGCTGCAAAGCAACACTCATCTTCAATATTTGGAAATAAAGCATTGCTCTTTTTCTAGATTCTTGCAGAGAGGTGGATTACCCACTACATTGAAATCCCTAAGTATCTATAACTCTAAGAAACTAGAGTTTCTACTACAGGAGTTTCTGAAATGCCACCACCCATTCCTTGAACGGCTGAGCATCCATGGTACTTGTAATTCTCTTTCGTCCTTCTCATTCGGCTTTTTCCCAAGGTTGACTCATCTTGAAATCAGTGATCTTGAGCGGCTTGAATCTCTTTCAATTACAATTCCAGAAGCGGGTCTCACGTCTCTTCAGTGGATGTTCATCCAAGGCTGTACTAATCTTGTGTCTATTGGATTGCCAACTCTTGACTCGTCATGCCCTCTACTTGCCAGCTCTCAACAGTCGGTAGGGCACGCTCTCTCATCTTTGCAGACGTTGACTCTTCATGATTGTCCTGAATTGTTGTTCCCTAGAGAGGGTTTTCCCTCGAAACTACGTTCTCTTGAAATTCACAACTGCAACAAACTGAGTCCCCAGGAGGATTGGGGTTTGCAAAGATTCTCCTCTCTTACTCATTTCAGAATCAGTGGTGGATGTGAAGGCTTGGAGACATTTCCAAAGGATTGCCTGCTGCCCTCCAATCTTACCTCTCTCCAAATCTCGCGTCTTCCAGATCTCAAGTCTCTTGACAACAATGGGCTTAAGCACCTTGCTCTTCTTGAAAATTTATGGGTAGACTGGTGCCCCAAGCTTCAATTCTTGGCAGAACAGGGGTTTGAACATCTTACTTCTCTTAAAGAATTAAGGATCAGCGATTGTGCTAGTCTCCAGTCCTTAACACAAGTAGGTCTTCAGCACCTTAACTGTCTTAGAAGATTGTGCATCAGTGGCTGCCATAAGCTCCAATGCTTGACAGAAGAGAGGCTTCCTGCATCCCTCTCTTTTCTAGAAATAAGATACTGCCCCTTGCTGAAACGTAGGTGCAAATTTAGGGAAGGGCAAGATTGGCACTATATAAGCCACATTCCATGCATAGTGATTGATGACCAAGCTTTCTAA